From one Flavobacterium sp. N502536 genomic stretch:
- a CDS encoding metallophosphoesterase yields the protein MILKFLILCALLLFIEFYAYQAFRTLIKLRWVLVGYQIISLLLLIFIMYSFSQVDRSVGQTRQFMFTTGLMLLVYVPKIVLTLIMFGEDIFRLGAGIVNYFVYNSSGSEAIPSRRKFISQIGLGLAAVPFLSLIYGIFEGKYNFKVIKQTIFFPDLPDAFDGFKITQISDVHSGSFDNPDKINYAIDLINAQEADLILFTGDIVNTHAKEMHPWLETFKRIKNYKYGKFSVLGNHDYGEYVTWPSEKEKDENFKEIKNLYGQIGFDLLLNEHRYIQKGDDKIALIGVENWGENFKKAGDLNKASQNVTQDDFKVVMSHDPTHWEYEIKNHPKKFHLTLSGHTHGMQFGIEIPGYFKWSLAQYIYKQWAGLYENAGRYVYVNRGFGFHAYPGRVGIMPEITVIELKKGNNVA from the coding sequence ATGATCCTTAAGTTTCTAATTCTTTGCGCTCTTCTTCTATTTATTGAGTTCTATGCGTATCAGGCCTTTCGCACTTTGATCAAATTAAGATGGGTGTTGGTAGGGTATCAAATTATAAGTTTACTGCTTTTAATTTTTATCATGTATTCTTTTTCACAGGTTGACCGCTCCGTTGGACAAACGAGACAGTTTATGTTTACGACCGGTTTGATGCTGTTGGTTTATGTGCCAAAAATTGTACTGACACTAATCATGTTTGGCGAAGACATTTTTAGATTGGGAGCAGGAATAGTAAATTATTTTGTTTACAATTCAAGCGGTTCAGAGGCTATTCCGTCAAGGCGAAAATTCATCAGTCAGATTGGTTTGGGATTGGCAGCAGTTCCTTTTCTGTCTTTGATTTATGGAATTTTTGAAGGGAAATATAACTTTAAAGTAATCAAACAAACCATCTTTTTCCCGGATCTTCCGGATGCTTTTGATGGGTTTAAAATTACTCAGATTTCCGACGTTCATAGCGGAAGTTTTGACAATCCGGATAAAATCAATTATGCCATTGACCTGATCAATGCTCAGGAAGCCGATTTAATTTTGTTTACCGGAGATATTGTCAACACCCATGCTAAAGAAATGCATCCCTGGCTGGAAACCTTTAAAAGAATAAAGAATTATAAATATGGGAAATTCTCCGTTTTAGGAAACCATGATTATGGCGAATATGTAACCTGGCCTTCTGAAAAAGAAAAAGACGAGAACTTCAAAGAAATTAAGAATCTTTATGGTCAGATAGGATTCGACCTTTTGTTAAACGAACACCGATACATTCAAAAAGGTGATGACAAAATTGCACTGATTGGGGTAGAAAACTGGGGAGAGAATTTTAAAAAGGCAGGAGATTTAAACAAAGCCTCTCAGAATGTCACTCAGGACGATTTTAAAGTGGTGATGAGCCATGATCCGACGCACTGGGAATACGAAATTAAAAATCATCCGAAAAAGTTTCATTTAACACTGTCAGGACATACACATGGCATGCAATTTGGGATAGAAATTCCGGGTTATTTTAAATGGAGCCTTGCGCAGTATATCTATAAGCAGTGGGCAGGGTTGTATGAAAATGCAGGCCGATACGTTTATGTGAATCGTGGATTTGGTTTTCACGCTTATCCGGGGCGTGTAGGGATTATGCCCGAAATAACCGTGATTGAACTAAAAAAAGGGAACAATGTGGCTTAA
- a CDS encoding thioredoxin family protein, with the protein MSKFGELINAQVPVLIDFYTDWNESSVSMHPVIKDVAAALGDKAKVIKIDVDKNQELAEALRIKGLPTLMIYKEGQMIWRQSGELDANTIIGIVQEQFSL; encoded by the coding sequence ATGTCAAAATTTGGAGAACTTATAAATGCTCAAGTTCCAGTGTTGATTGATTTTTACACCGATTGGAACGAATCATCTGTATCAATGCATCCTGTAATTAAGGATGTTGCGGCTGCACTTGGCGATAAAGCCAAGGTGATCAAAATTGATGTGGATAAAAATCAGGAATTAGCAGAAGCACTACGTATTAAGGGACTTCCTACTTTAATGATTTATAAAGAAGGGCAAATGATCTGGAGACAATCCGGAGAACTTGATGCAAATACCATTATAGGAATTGTCCAGGAACAATTTAGTTTATAG
- a CDS encoding polysaccharide deacetylase family protein: protein MSFYWVKTNSFIKRVFSKYCWDIPNNEKKIYLTFDDGPTPEITDWVLSELKKFDAKATFFCIGKNIKANLSLFEKLITEGHSIGNHTMNHVNGWKSHTDDYIQNVQHCAAVLKEEKTCNLIFRPPYGKIKKAQSKILRKLGYKIIMWDVLSADFDQSITPEKCLENVTKNVKSGSVIVFHDSIKASPNLKFALPKTLHFLKENGYTFDIIH from the coding sequence ATGAGCTTTTACTGGGTAAAAACAAATTCATTCATCAAAAGGGTATTTTCTAAGTACTGTTGGGACATTCCAAACAACGAAAAGAAAATATACCTCACCTTTGACGATGGCCCAACTCCGGAGATTACAGACTGGGTTTTATCTGAATTAAAGAAGTTTGATGCAAAAGCTACTTTCTTCTGTATTGGAAAAAACATCAAAGCCAACTTGTCTTTGTTTGAAAAATTAATCACAGAAGGGCATTCCATTGGCAACCATACCATGAATCACGTTAATGGCTGGAAAAGCCACACCGATGACTATATTCAAAATGTGCAACATTGCGCTGCCGTTCTGAAAGAGGAAAAAACGTGCAACCTTATCTTTCGCCCGCCCTACGGGAAAATCAAAAAAGCACAATCTAAAATCCTGAGAAAATTAGGGTACAAAATCATCATGTGGGACGTTTTAAGCGCCGATTTCGATCAGAGTATTACTCCCGAGAAATGTCTTGAAAATGTAACTAAAAATGTAAAATCAGGAAGTGTAATTGTATTCCATGACAGTATAAAAGCATCACCAAATTTAAAATTTGCCCTGCCTAAAACGTTACATTTTTTAAAAGAGAATGGGTATACATTTGATATTATTCATTAA
- a CDS encoding universal stress protein translates to MKRILVPTDFSEHAEDALKVASQIAKKNNSEIIILHMLELPSQMNDAVLGGTSIPETMLFMKKANEMLDQISSKPYLDGIPVTEIVKIDKPIHGITQVSKEYEIDLIIMGSHGSSGIEELLIGSNTEKVVRNSETPVLVIKKNITNFSASDIVFASDFSEEAKKPFEKFLKLTKIFDSKIHLVTICTPNSFKPTHEVQQTIDAFVSKFDLNNYTAQIYNDTNIEKGIINFANSINADIIGMCTHGRTGFAHFFNGSISEGLVNHAIRPVLTFKI, encoded by the coding sequence ATGAAACGAATCCTAGTTCCTACCGACTTCTCCGAACATGCGGAAGACGCTTTAAAAGTCGCTTCTCAGATTGCAAAGAAAAACAATTCTGAGATTATCATTTTACACATGCTCGAATTACCAAGCCAAATGAACGACGCAGTTCTGGGCGGTACAAGCATTCCGGAAACCATGCTTTTTATGAAAAAAGCCAACGAAATGCTCGATCAAATTTCCTCGAAACCTTATCTGGACGGGATTCCGGTTACCGAAATTGTAAAAATAGACAAACCGATTCACGGCATCACTCAGGTAAGCAAAGAATACGAAATTGATTTAATTATAATGGGATCACACGGATCATCCGGCATCGAAGAACTCTTAATTGGCTCCAATACCGAAAAAGTAGTTCGAAATTCCGAAACCCCAGTCCTGGTAATCAAAAAAAACATCACCAATTTTAGCGCTTCCGATATTGTTTTCGCTTCAGATTTCTCAGAGGAAGCCAAAAAACCTTTTGAAAAATTCCTGAAATTAACCAAAATTTTCGATTCAAAAATACACTTAGTCACCATCTGCACTCCCAACAGCTTCAAACCCACTCACGAAGTTCAGCAAACCATAGATGCTTTTGTCTCCAAATTTGATCTCAACAATTACACGGCTCAAATCTACAACGACACCAACATCGAAAAAGGAATCATCAATTTCGCCAACAGCATTAATGCCGACATCATCGGAATGTGCACACACGGAAGAACCGGTTTTGCACACTTTTTCAACGGAAGCATTAGCGAAGGATTAGTCAATCACGCGATCAGACCAGTACTTACATTCAAAATCTAA
- the rimP gene encoding ribosome assembly cofactor RimP, giving the protein MTFKEKVNGLITEALLEKPSIFLIDLAVSDSFKVSVGLDGDNGVALQDCIDVSRAIENNLDREEQDFSLEVASVGVGSPLKMTRQYIKNIGRTLIVTTNTEKIEAELVEANDVFIILSWKAREPKKVGKGKETVQKEQQIPYTEIKEAIVTVTF; this is encoded by the coding sequence ATGACATTTAAAGAAAAAGTAAACGGATTAATTACAGAAGCACTTCTGGAAAAGCCATCGATCTTTTTGATTGATCTGGCTGTGTCAGACTCTTTTAAGGTTAGTGTTGGTTTAGATGGTGATAATGGAGTGGCGCTGCAGGATTGTATTGATGTAAGTCGTGCAATCGAGAATAATCTGGATCGTGAAGAGCAGGATTTTTCGCTTGAAGTAGCCTCTGTTGGAGTAGGGTCACCTTTGAAAATGACAAGACAATACATCAAAAATATTGGTAGAACGTTGATTGTTACTACAAATACTGAAAAAATTGAAGCAGAATTGGTGGAAGCTAACGATGTTTTTATAATTTTGTCTTGGAAAGCAAGAGAACCGAAAAAAGTAGGAAAAGGAAAAGAAACAGTTCAAAAAGAGCAACAAATACCTTATACAGAAATTAAAGAGGCAATTGTTACAGTAACATTTTAA
- the nusA gene encoding transcription termination factor NusA, whose amino-acid sequence MENLALIDSFSEFKDNKLIDRVTLMAILEDVFRNALKKKYGSDDNFDIIINPDKGDMEIWRRRVIVADEDLDFENEEITLTEARMIEADFEIGEEVSEEVKLIDLGRRAILALRQNLISKIHEHDNTNLYKQFKDIIGDIYTAEVHHVRPRVVILVDDEGNEIVLPKEKQIPSDFFRKGDNVRGIIESVELKGNKPQIIMSRTSEKFLEKLFEQEIPEVFDGLITVKNVVRIPGEKAKVAVDSYDDRIDPVGACVGMKGSRIHGIVRELGNENIDVINYTNNIQLFITRALSPAKVSSIKIDEENKRAEVFLKLEEVSKAIGRGGHNIKLAGQLTGYELDVIREGDVASGEDDDVELTEFSDEIEGWVIEEFAKIGLDTARSILKQEVEDLVRRTDLEEETILDVMKILKEEFDS is encoded by the coding sequence ATGGAAAATTTAGCATTAATCGATTCATTCTCAGAGTTTAAAGATAATAAACTTATTGATCGTGTAACGCTTATGGCAATTTTAGAGGACGTGTTTAGAAATGCATTGAAGAAAAAATACGGTTCTGATGATAACTTCGACATCATTATAAATCCTGATAAAGGAGATATGGAGATCTGGAGAAGAAGAGTAATTGTTGCTGATGAGGATCTGGATTTTGAAAACGAAGAGATTACTTTAACTGAAGCAAGAATGATTGAAGCTGATTTTGAAATCGGTGAAGAGGTTTCTGAAGAGGTAAAATTGATTGATTTAGGAAGAAGAGCTATTTTGGCTTTGCGTCAAAACTTAATATCTAAAATTCACGAACACGATAATACAAATCTTTACAAGCAATTTAAAGATATTATCGGTGATATTTATACTGCCGAAGTACACCACGTACGTCCAAGAGTTGTAATTTTGGTCGATGATGAAGGAAATGAGATTGTGCTTCCAAAAGAAAAACAAATTCCATCTGACTTTTTCCGTAAAGGAGATAATGTTCGTGGAATTATTGAAAGCGTTGAATTGAAAGGAAACAAACCTCAAATTATCATGTCAAGAACTTCTGAGAAGTTTTTGGAGAAATTGTTTGAGCAGGAAATTCCTGAAGTATTCGACGGTTTAATTACAGTGAAAAATGTAGTGCGTATCCCGGGTGAAAAAGCAAAAGTAGCGGTAGATTCTTACGATGACAGAATTGATCCGGTTGGAGCTTGTGTGGGTATGAAAGGATCTCGTATTCACGGAATCGTTCGTGAGTTAGGAAACGAAAACATTGATGTAATTAACTATACAAACAATATTCAATTGTTTATTACAAGAGCCTTGAGTCCTGCTAAAGTTTCGTCTATCAAAATTGACGAAGAAAATAAAAGAGCTGAAGTTTTCTTGAAGTTAGAAGAAGTTTCTAAAGCAATTGGTAGAGGAGGTCATAATATAAAATTAGCAGGTCAGTTAACGGGTTACGAGTTAGATGTTATCAGAGAAGGTGATGTTGCTAGTGGCGAAGACGATGACGTTGAATTAACTGAGTTTTCAGATGAAATTGAAGGCTGGGTTATCGAAGAATTTGCAAAAATTGGTTTAGATACAGCTAGAAGTATCTTAAAGCAAGAAGTAGAAGATTTAGTAAGAAGAACAGATTTAGAAGAGGAAACGATTCTTGATGTTATGAAAATACTAAAAGAAGAGTTTGATAGCTAG
- the infB gene encoding translation initiation factor IF-2 codes for MSEERVIRINKVLRELNISLERAVDYLKDKGIAIDANPNAKISDSEFNILQSQFAGDKGNKEASKEVGEEKRKEKEALRVEREKEIEDKRRQDEERQKQQEVIKARAVVTGPVQVGKIDLNPKKPAVVSTPVEEPVKAEEPKVVVTPTQPEKPVQKEIVQPEPVVAPVVSEEKKVEKPIITEKKEVKVEAPKVAQEPVVSTDPTTAEETITTQYQKLSGTTLTGQTIDLSQFNKPKKKKEDPKITPNKPGAPGAGNNANKNKRKRIAPKPGTPGAPKPATGNAPGTPNPNKITPNTGGGGFNANRSARPGFVKGNRPAIVAKVEPTEEEVKNQIRETLEKLQGKGGKSKAAKYRRDKRETHRQKSDDEQRALDEGSKTIKVTEFVTVGEIAIMMDVPITKVIGTCMSLGIMVTMNQRLDAETLTIVADEFGYEVEFITVDIEEAIEVVEDKEEDLVVRAPIVTVMGHVDHGKTSLLDYIRKENVIAGESGGITQHIGAYGVTLDNGQKIAFLDTPGHEAFTAMRARGAQVTDIAIIVVAADDDIMPQTKEAISHAQAAGVPIIFAINKIDKPNANVEKIKERLASMNLLVEDWGGKIQSHDISAKVGTGVKELLEKVLLEAEILDLKSNPNKAAQGTVVEAFLDKGKGYVSTILVQHGTLKVGDYMLAGKHHGKIKAMHDERGHIVKEAGPSTPVSVLGLDGAATAGDKFNVFEDEKEAKQIASKRSQLMREQSVRTQRHITLDEIGRRIALGQFKELNVILKGDVDGSVEALSDSFSKLSTEEIQINIIHKGVGAITETDVMLASASDAIIIGFNVRPAGNARQLADKEEIDIRYYSIIYAAIDDLKDAMEGMLAPEMKEEILGTAEIREIFKISKVGSIAGCMVMDGKIMRSSKIRVIRDGVVVHTGELVALKRFKDDVKEVSKGYDCGIQIKGYNDIEERDVIEAYHEVAIKKKLK; via the coding sequence ATGTCTGAAGAGAGAGTAATAAGAATAAACAAGGTTTTAAGGGAATTAAATATTTCGTTAGAAAGAGCTGTTGATTATCTAAAAGATAAGGGAATTGCTATTGATGCAAATCCAAATGCAAAAATTTCTGATAGCGAATTTAATATCCTACAAAGCCAATTTGCGGGCGATAAGGGGAATAAGGAAGCTTCTAAAGAGGTAGGAGAAGAGAAAAGAAAAGAGAAAGAAGCATTACGTGTTGAACGTGAGAAAGAAATTGAGGACAAACGCAGACAAGACGAGGAGCGCCAAAAACAACAGGAAGTTATAAAAGCGAGAGCCGTTGTAACAGGACCTGTTCAAGTAGGTAAAATTGATTTAAACCCGAAGAAACCTGCAGTTGTTTCTACTCCTGTTGAGGAACCAGTGAAAGCTGAAGAACCAAAAGTAGTTGTTACTCCAACTCAGCCAGAAAAACCTGTTCAAAAAGAAATTGTACAGCCAGAGCCTGTAGTTGCTCCTGTAGTTTCTGAAGAGAAAAAGGTAGAAAAACCTATTATTACAGAGAAAAAAGAAGTAAAAGTAGAGGCTCCAAAAGTAGCGCAGGAACCTGTTGTTTCAACTGATCCTACGACTGCGGAGGAAACCATTACTACACAATATCAAAAATTATCTGGAACTACTCTTACCGGGCAAACCATTGACTTGTCTCAATTTAACAAGCCTAAAAAGAAGAAAGAAGATCCAAAGATCACTCCTAATAAACCAGGAGCTCCGGGAGCCGGAAATAACGCTAACAAAAATAAGCGTAAAAGAATCGCTCCTAAACCGGGAACTCCGGGTGCACCAAAACCTGCAACAGGTAATGCGCCGGGAACTCCAAATCCTAATAAAATTACACCAAATACTGGTGGTGGAGGTTTTAATGCTAACAGAAGTGCAAGACCTGGTTTCGTAAAAGGAAACCGTCCTGCGATTGTAGCAAAAGTAGAGCCTACTGAAGAGGAAGTAAAAAACCAAATTAGAGAAACTCTTGAAAAACTTCAAGGTAAAGGTGGAAAATCTAAAGCGGCTAAATACAGAAGAGATAAAAGAGAAACGCACCGTCAGAAATCTGATGACGAGCAAAGAGCACTTGACGAAGGAAGTAAAACAATTAAAGTTACTGAGTTTGTTACTGTAGGTGAAATTGCAATCATGATGGATGTGCCGATTACTAAAGTAATTGGAACTTGTATGTCACTTGGTATCATGGTAACCATGAACCAGCGTTTAGATGCTGAAACTTTAACTATCGTAGCTGACGAGTTTGGTTATGAAGTAGAGTTTATCACAGTTGATATCGAAGAAGCTATCGAGGTAGTGGAAGATAAAGAAGAAGACTTAGTGGTTAGAGCACCGATTGTTACTGTAATGGGTCACGTCGATCACGGTAAGACCTCTTTACTGGATTATATCCGTAAAGAAAATGTTATTGCCGGAGAGTCAGGAGGTATTACACAGCACATTGGAGCTTACGGTGTAACTTTAGATAATGGTCAGAAAATCGCATTTTTAGATACTCCGGGTCACGAGGCGTTTACCGCGATGCGTGCACGTGGAGCTCAAGTTACCGATATCGCTATTATTGTTGTTGCTGCGGATGATGATATCATGCCACAAACAAAAGAAGCAATTTCTCATGCACAAGCGGCGGGAGTTCCAATTATATTTGCAATCAATAAAATTGATAAACCAAATGCTAATGTTGAGAAAATCAAAGAGCGTTTGGCTAGTATGAACTTACTTGTTGAAGATTGGGGTGGAAAAATTCAATCACATGATATTTCTGCAAAAGTTGGAACAGGTGTAAAAGAATTATTAGAGAAAGTTTTATTAGAAGCGGAAATCTTAGATTTAAAATCGAATCCAAACAAAGCGGCTCAAGGAACAGTTGTTGAGGCGTTCTTAGATAAAGGAAAAGGATATGTTTCTACCATTTTAGTTCAACATGGAACTTTAAAAGTAGGGGATTATATGTTGGCAGGTAAGCATCATGGTAAAATTAAAGCTATGCATGACGAACGTGGACATATAGTTAAAGAAGCTGGACCTTCGACTCCGGTATCTGTTTTAGGTCTTGACGGAGCTGCAACTGCGGGTGATAAGTTTAACGTTTTTGAAGACGAAAAAGAAGCAAAACAAATTGCGTCTAAACGTTCTCAATTAATGCGTGAACAATCGGTACGTACACAACGTCATATTACATTGGATGAAATTGGACGTCGTATTGCTCTTGGTCAGTTTAAAGAATTGAACGTAATCCTTAAAGGAGACGTTGATGGATCTGTTGAAGCATTATCAGATTCGTTCTCTAAATTGTCTACAGAAGAAATTCAAATTAATATCATTCATAAAGGTGTTGGAGCAATTACTGAAACCGATGTTATGTTGGCTTCTGCTTCTGATGCGATCATTATCGGATTTAACGTTCGTCCTGCAGGAAATGCGAGACAGCTTGCTGATAAAGAAGAAATCGATATCCGTTACTACTCTATTATCTACGCTGCAATCGATGACTTGAAAGATGCAATGGAAGGAATGTTAGCTCCTGAGATGAAAGAAGAAATTTTAGGAACTGCTGAAATTCGTGAGATTTTCAAAATTTCTAAAGTGGGTTCAATCGCTGGTTGTATGGTGATGGATGGTAAAATCATGAGATCTTCTAAAATTAGAGTGATCAGAGACGGAGTAGTGGTGCATACAGGTGAACTTGTAGCATTGAAACGTTTCAAAGATGATGTGAAAGAAGTTTCTAAAGGATACGATTGTGGTATTCAGATTAAAGGATACAATGACATTGAAGAAAGAGATGTTATTGAGGCTTACCATGAAGTAGCAATCAAAAAGAAATTGAAATAA
- a CDS encoding DUF4920 domain-containing protein encodes MKQLIYTVLLSLSFSTLSFAQEAVEKAAPPAGNAVVGDYYGADVSKTSETKAITVEKLKSELEKTSKAENISVKGVVTDVCPKKGCWVTVKTEDGSPFFVKMKDYAFFVPTALKGKSIVLEGTAEKKITSVEELKHYAKDAKKTKAEIDAITKPKAEIRFMADGIKVVN; translated from the coding sequence ATGAAACAACTTATATACACAGTACTTCTTTCTTTGAGTTTTTCTACACTATCTTTTGCTCAGGAAGCAGTTGAAAAAGCTGCTCCGCCGGCAGGCAATGCAGTAGTGGGAGATTATTATGGTGCCGATGTTTCTAAGACTTCGGAAACTAAAGCGATCACGGTCGAGAAGTTAAAAAGTGAATTGGAAAAGACGAGTAAAGCGGAAAACATCTCGGTAAAAGGAGTGGTGACGGATGTGTGTCCGAAAAAAGGCTGCTGGGTTACGGTGAAAACAGAAGACGGTTCTCCGTTTTTTGTAAAAATGAAAGACTATGCTTTTTTCGTGCCAACAGCATTAAAAGGAAAAAGTATTGTACTGGAAGGTACGGCCGAGAAGAAAATTACTTCTGTCGAAGAGTTGAAGCATTATGCTAAAGATGCCAAAAAAACAAAAGCAGAAATAGATGCGATTACCAAGCCAAAAGCAGAAATACGATTTATGGCGGATGGAATTAAAGTGGTGAATTAA